In Zalophus californianus isolate mZalCal1 chromosome 17, mZalCal1.pri.v2, whole genome shotgun sequence, one DNA window encodes the following:
- the GPI gene encoding glucose-6-phosphate isomerase translates to MAALTQSPQFQKLQKWYREHGSDLNLRRLFEGDKERFSHFSLNLNTNHGHILVDYSKNLVTETVMQMLVDLAKSRGVEAAREHMFSGEKINFTEDRAVLHVALRNRANTPILVDGKDVMPEVNRVLEKMKSFCQRVRSGDWKGYSGKPITDVINIGIGGSDLGPLMVTEALKPYSSGGPRVWFVSNIDGTHISKTLATLNPESSLFIIASKTFTTQETITNAETAKEWFLLSAKEPSAVAKHFVALSTNTTKVKEFGIDPQNMFEFWDWVGGRYSLWSAIGLSIALHVGFDNFEQLLSGAHWMDQHFRTTPLEKNAPVLLALLGVWYINCFGCETQAMLPYDQYLHRFAAYFQQGDMESNGKYITKSGTRVDHQTGPIVWGEPGTNGQHAFYQLIHQGTKMIPCDFLIPVQTQHPIRKGLHHKILLANFLAQTEALMKGKSTEEARKELQAAGKSPEALEKLLPHKVFEGNRPTNSIVFTKLTPFILGALIAMYEHKIFVQGIIWDINSFDQWGVELGKQLAKKIEPELDGSSPVTSHDSSTNGLINFIKQEREARSQ, encoded by the exons ATGGCCGCGCTCACCCAGAGTCCGCAGTTCCAGAAGCTGCAGAAATGGTACCGCGAGCACGGCTCTGACCTCAACTTGCGTCGCCTTTTCGAGGGGGACAAGGAACGCTTCAGCCACTTCAG CTTGAACCTGAACACCAACCATGGGCATATTCTGGTGGATTACTCAAAGAACCTTGTGACCGAAACTGTGATGCAGATGCTGGTGGACCTG GCCAAGTCCAGGGGTGTGGAGGCTGCCCGGGAGCACATGTTCAGCGGCGAGAAGATCAACTTCACAGAG GATCGGGCGGTGCTGCACGTGGCCTTGCGGAACCGGGCAAACACACCCATTCTGGTAGATGGCAAGGATGTGATGCCAGAGGTCAACAGGGTCCTGGAGAAGATGAAGTCTTTCTGCCAG CGAGTCCGGAGTGGTGACTGGAAGGGGTACTCAGGCAAGCCCATCACGGACGTCATTAACATCGGCATTGGCGGCTCTGACCTG GGACCCCTCATGGTGACTGAAGCCCTTAAGCCGTATTCTTCAGGAGGTCCCCGGGTCTGGTTTGTTTCCAACATCGACGGGACCCACATCTCCAAAACTCTGGCCACTCTGAACCCTGAGTCGTCCCTGTTCATCATTGCCTCCAAG ACCTTTACCACCCAGGAGACCATTACGAATGCGGAGACGGCGAAGGAGTGGTTTCTCCTGTCGGCCAAGGAA CCTTCTGCAGTTGCGAAGCACTTTGTTGCCCTGTCTACCAACACG ACCAAAGTGAAGGAGTTTGGGATTGACCCTCAAAACATGTTCGAGTTCTGGGAT TGGGTAGGAGGACGCTACTCGCTGTGGTCAGCCATTGGACTCTCCATTGCACTGCATGTGG GATTTGACAACTTCGAGCAGCTGCTCTCAGGGGCCCACTGGATG GACCAGCACTTCCGTACGACGCCCCTGGAGAAGAATGCCCCCGTCCTGCTGGCTCTGCTGGGTGTCTGGTACATCAACTGCTTCGGGTGTGAGACGCAGGCCATGCTGCCCTATGACCAGTATCTACACCGCTTTGCGGCCTACTTCCAGCAG GGTGACATGGAGTCCAACGGGAAGTACATCACCAAGTCCGGCACTCGTGTGGACCACCAGACGGGCCCCATTGTGTGGGGGGAGCCAGGGACCAATGGCCAGCATGCCTTCTACCAGCTCATCCACCAAG GCACCAAGATGATACCTTGTGACTTCCTCATCCCAGTCCAGACCCAGCACCCGATAAGGAAGGGTTTGCATCACAAG ATCCTCCTGGCCAACTTTTTGGCCCAGACTGAGGCCCTGATGAAGGGGAAGTCAACAGAGGAGGCCCGGAAGGAGCTGCAGGCCGCAGGGAAGAGTCCAGAGGCCTTGGAGAAGCTGTTGCCACACAAG GTCTTTGAAGGAAATCGGCCAACCAACTCTATTGTGTTCACCAAGCTCACGCCATTCATTCTGGGAGCCTTGATTG CCATGTACGAGCACAAGATCTTCGTTCAGGGTATCATCTGGGACATCAACAGCTTTGACCAGTGGGG GGTGGAGCTGGGAAAGCAGCTGGCCAAGAAAATCGAGCCTGAGCTTGACGGCAGTAGCCCAGTGACCTCTCACGACTCTTCCACCAATGGGCTCATCAACTTCATCAAGCAGGAGCGTGAGGCCAGAAGCCAATAA